A DNA window from Taeniopygia guttata chromosome 8, bTaeGut7.mat, whole genome shotgun sequence contains the following coding sequences:
- the LOC100231862 gene encoding cytochrome P450 4B1: protein MKLLWLGVDVSRVLHLAAVFCLTCVLLKVIQLFHRRRELLRALADFPGHPTHWLFGHVHEFLKEEEMLDKVEVWAQKYPHAHAMWFGSFSAFLVITDPDYAKVLLNRGDPKDNISYKHLIPWIGNGLLILHGPKWHQHRKLLTPGFHYDVLKPYVALMAESTNVMLEKWEKLAADGKPVELFEHISLMTLDSIMKCAFSCHSNCQTNRKNTYIQAVYDLCHRVHQRLRIFPYHNDIIYWLSPQGFQFRKACRIAHDHTDKVIRERKESLKDEREFEKIQKKRHLDFLDILLCAKDENGAALSDEDLRAEVDTFMFEGHDTTASGISWLFYCLAVHPEHQQRCREEIQGILGDRDTIQWEDLGKMTYSTMCIKESLRLYPPVPGVSRQLSKPVTFPDGRTLPEGSVTAISIYLIHRNPEVWKDPLVFDPLRFSPENVSGRHSHAFLPFSAGMRNCIGQQFAMNEMKVALALTLRLFELSPDPATPPLKITRVILRSKNGIHLYLKKIC, encoded by the exons ATGAAGCTCCTGTGGCTGGGCGTGGATGTCTCCAGGGTTCTGCACCTGGCCGCTGTGTTCTGCCTGACCTGCGTGCTGCTGAAAGTCATCCAGCTGTTCCACCGGCGGCGGGAGCTGCTGCGGGCGCTGGCCGACTTCCCCGGGCACCCGACCCACTGGCTCTTCGGCCACGTCCACGAG TTTCTCAAGGAGGAAGAGATGCTGGACAAGGTAGAGGTCTGGGCACAGAAGTACCCACATGCTCATGCTATGTGGTTTGGGAGTTTCTCAGCATTCCTGGTTATCACTGATCCCGACTATGCCAAGGTTCTGTTGAACAGAGGAG aTCCCAAGGATAACATCAGCTATAAGCACCTTATCCCATGGATTG ggaatggGTTGCTGATCTTACATGGGCCCAAATGGCACCAACACAGAAAACTCCTGACCCCAGGGTTTCACTACGACGTCTTGAAGCCGTACGTGGCCCTGATGGCAGAATCTACAAACGTGATGCTG gaaaagtgggaaaagctGGCAGCAGATGGGAAGCCAGTGGAGCTCTTCGAGCACATCAGCTTGATGACTCTCGATAGCATCATGAAATGTGCCTTCAGTTGTCACAGCAACTGCCAGACCAACAG GAAAAACACCTACATCCAGGCTGTCTACGACCTCTGCCACAGGGTGCACCAGCGCCTCCGCATCTTCCCCTACCACAATGACATCATTTACTGGCTCAGCCCCCAGGGGTTTCAGTTCAGGAAGGCCTGCAGGATCGCTCATGACCACACAG ACAAGGTGATCCGTGAGCGAAAGGAATCCCTTAAAGATGAACGGGAATTTGAAAAGATCCAGAAGAAGAGACATTTGGACTTTTTGGACATTCTGCTGTGTGCCAAA GATGAGAATGGAGCTGCACTGTCCGACGAGGACCTGCGTGCTGAGGTGGACACATTCATGTTTGAGGGCCACGACACAACAGCCAGTGGCATCTCCTGGCTCTTCTACTGCCTGGCAGTCCACCCTGAGCACCAGCAACGGTGCAGGGAGGAGATCCAGGGCATCCTGGGGGACCGGGACACAATCCAGTG GGAGGACCTGGGCAAGATGACTTACAGCACCATGTGCATCAAGGAGAGCCTGCGCCTCTACCCACCCGTGCCTGGCGTGTCCCGGCAGCTCAGCAAACCCGTCACCTTCCCCGATGGACGCACTTTGCCCGAAG GCAGCGTCACTGCAATAAGCATTTACCTCATTCACAGAAACCCTGAAGTATGGAAAGATCctttg GTGTTTGACCCTCTGCGTTTTTCCCCCGAGAATGTCTCTGGCAGGCACTCTCAtgcctttctgcctttttctgctGGAATGAG GAATTGCATCGGGCAGCAGTTTGCCATGAACGAGATGAAGGTGGCGCTGGCTCTGACCCTGAGGCTCTTCGAGCTCTCGCCCGACCCTGCCACACCTCCCCTCAAAATAACTCGGGTCATCCTTCGCTCCAAGAACGGGATTCACctgtatttaaagaaaatctgCTGA
- the EFCAB14 gene encoding EF-hand calcium-binding domain-containing protein 14, whose amino-acid sequence MKKRKELNALIGLAADGRRKKPAKKGSGHRLLRTEPPASDSESSSEEEEFAGARGRCGKGDYLRCCRFCYPLCAFVILAACVVACVGLVWMQVALKEDLDAIKEKFRTMESNQKTSFQEIPKLNEDLVQNQKQLEQIETGELGLSKIWINITEINKQISVLTSTVNHLKNNIKSAADLISLPLTVEKLQKTVANIGSTLTSVAHDVENIQTVIEEYKKSIEILQNDVKELKQLPSVPSTVLPRTEGNQTEYCKKESQALHAALEQLNNTVVVYQKLNDIKLLNMDSAIGNLSRKVALLENSPLAVKNPDKRENSSTIVGNNATTSPKVENEDQLDSETQSNEELKEAETRDPQVSKLKETLQLISALAGKSENDRPIETSRNVESSQSTTAKPTDLSRVASRSAGDSTERNGQLSHLSLPGISSIEDLQKLFEKAPADADGKLSYKDLQKLFGSTAQESQSFKEFDTDGDEKYTLKELRLALGV is encoded by the exons ATGAAGAAGCGGAAGGAGCTGAACGCCCTGATCGGCCTGGCCGCCGACGGCCGCAGGAAGAAACCCGCCAAGAAGGGCTCGGGGCACCGGCTGCTGCGCACCGAGCCGCCCGCCTCCGACTCCGAGTCCAGCTCCGAGGAGGAGGAGTTCGCAGGGGCGCGGGGCCGCTGCGGGAA GGGAGATTACCTGCGATGCTGCAGGTTCTGCTACCCTTTATGTGCGTTCGTCATTCTTGCTGCTTGTGTGGTCGCCTGTGTTGGCTTAGTCTGGATGCAGGTGGCTCTCAAGGAGGATTTGGATGCAATAAAGGAGAAGTTTCGAACTA tgGAATCTAATCAAAAGACATCATTCCAAGAAATTCCTAAACTGAATGAAGATTTGGTGCAGAACCAAAAGCAGCTAGAACAAATTGAGACTGGAGAACTGGGGCTGAGTAAAATTTGGATAAATATCACAGAGATCAATAAACAG ATATCAGTATTGACCTCAACAGTAAATCATCTCAAAAACAATATAAAATCTGCTGCTGACCTGATTTCTCTTCCCCTCACGGTAGAGAAACTTCAGAAG ACTGTAGCCAACATAGGTAGCACCCTTACCAGTGTGGCTCATGATGTTGAAAATATACAGACAGTTATTGAGGAATACAAGAAATCCATAGAAATACTCCAGAATGATGTG AAGGAATTAAAACAGCTGCCTTCAGTTCCCTCCACTGTTTTGCCAAGGACTGAGGGAAATCAGACAGAATACTGCAAAAAG GAAAGCCAGGCACTGCATGCAGCTTTGGAGCAGCTAAATAATACTGTAGTGGTGTACCAAAAGTTGAATGACATCAAGCTTCTAAATATGGATTCAGCCATTGGCAACCTCAGCCGGAAAGTTGCACTGTTGGAAAACTCTCCCCTGGCTGTGAAAAATCCAGACAAGAGAGAGAACTCATCCACCATCGTG GGGAATAATGCAACTACCTCTCCAAAAGTGGAAAATGAAGATCAACTAGACAGTGAAACTCAGTCAAATGAAGAACTGAAG GAAGCAGAAACTAGAGATCCTCAGGTATCAAAACTAAAAGAGACTCTTCAGCTGATCAGTGCTCTCGCAGGCAAGTCAGAAAATGACAGACCCATTGAGACATCAAGGAATG TTGAAAGTAGTCAGAGTACTACAGCAAAGCCCACAGACCTTTCAAGGGTGGCTTCAAGGTCAGCTGGTGACAGCACAGAGAGGAATGGGCAGCTGAGCCATCTGTCCTTGCCAGGAATTTCCAGCATTGAAG ATCTTCAGAAACTGTTTGAAAAAGCACCTGCTGATGCTGATGGAAAACTCTCATACAAAGATCTTCAAAAGCTGTTTGGCTCCACAGCCCAAGAATCACAGAGCTTTAAGGAGTTTGACACAGATGGAGATGAGAAATACACACTAAAAGAACTGAGATTAGCATTAGGTGTATAG